The sequence AGAAAAACGTCGGTATCCCGGTTTCGAGCACGAGCGCCCGCGGAATGGAGGGGAACCCCCGGACGGCCGTGTCGTCGATGAGGACCGTCCCGCGCTCGACGCCGTGTCGCGCGTCCGGGAGCCGCCGGTACGTTCGACCCTCGACGGTCTCGCGCTCGAAGTGTTCGAGCACCGTCTCGACCTCGTCGGGGGAAACGTCGAGGAGGTTCGCCTCGTCCATGGCGTTCGAGTCGGGCCGACAGGTGTAAATCTTTATGCCGGGGCGTCGAAGGGCGAGATATGGCCGCGTCGGAACACCCGCTCAAACAGCGATTCGTCCTGGACACGTCGGTGTTCATCACGGAGGAGATCAGACGCGAGGACGAGGGCATCGAGGCCGCCATCCTGCGGTTGCTCGACCGCATCGCCGACGCGAAACTCCAGTTGGGCATCTCCTGTTACATGCCCCCATCGATTCACGGTGAGTTGACGGGGATGCTCGACGATCGGAACGTCTCCGATGAGGTCTACGAGAAACTCAACACGTGGATCATCCGGAAGAACCCGGCCCACTTCGAGGTCATGATCCCGGCGGACGTGGTCTACGAGTTCGTCAACGACATGTCCGACCGGGTGAACCGCGGCCTCCGACTCTCCGAGCGGGCGGTTCGGGAGGCCGAGGAACTCGAGAACACGACCCTCGAGGAACACGAGTACAAGACGAAGGTCGACGAACTGGTCGGCAGACTGCGGGACAAGTACCGGCGGACGCTCCGGCAGGGTATCCTCGATTCGAAGGAGGACTTCGACCTGCTCGTGCTGGCGCGCGAACTGGAGGCCGGCGTCGTGACCGAGGATCAGGGCATCATCAACTGGGCCGAGGACTTCGGCCTGCGATACATGTACGGCCGGGAGTTCCCCACGCTCCTGGAGGCGTATCTCGACGCGGATCAGCGCAACGCCTACTACCCGGCAGACGAGGAGTAGCCCGATTCCCTCGAGAACTCAGAGATCGAAGAACTCCGCCGCCTGTTCCATGTCCTTGTCGCCGCGTCCGGAGAGGTTCACGAGGAGCGTGTCGTACTCGCCCGTCGCGGCGAGTTGTTTGGTCAGGGCGATGGCGTGACTCGACTCCAGCGCGGGGATGATGCCCTCGGCCTCGCTGAGTTCGCGGAAGGCGTCGAGGGCCTCCTCGTCGGTGATCGCGGTGTATTCCGCGCGCCCGAGTTCCCGGAACCTGGCGTGTTCGGGGCCGACGCCGGGATAGTCGAGGCCAGCCGAGACGGAGTGGACCTCCACCTCCTCGCCGATGACCCTGGTCTTCATGCCGTGGAGCACGTCGTCCTCGCCGGCGGCGAGGGGCGCGGCGTGGCGCTCCGTGTCGCCACCTTCGCCGCCGCCCTCGGCGCCGTGGAAGTCGACCGCCTCGTCATCGCGGAAGG is a genomic window of Halanaeroarchaeum sulfurireducens containing:
- a CDS encoding RNA ligase partner protein, coding for MAASEHPLKQRFVLDTSVFITEEIRREDEGIEAAILRLLDRIADAKLQLGISCYMPPSIHGELTGMLDDRNVSDEVYEKLNTWIIRKNPAHFEVMIPADVVYEFVNDMSDRVNRGLRLSERAVREAEELENTTLEEHEYKTKVDELVGRLRDKYRRTLRQGILDSKEDFDLLVLARELEAGVVTEDQGIINWAEDFGLRYMYGREFPTLLEAYLDADQRNAYYPADEE